A genomic window from Diospyros lotus cultivar Yz01 chromosome 2, ASM1463336v1, whole genome shotgun sequence includes:
- the LOC127794171 gene encoding probable 2-oxoglutarate-dependent dioxygenase AOP1, which translates to MGSSTDPKLPVIDFSKPSLQPRAADSWSLTRDQVVNALETYGCFLATFHKVSSDLHDAIFLAAKQLLDLPFEAKMKNTYKTPSHGFVGQEPLVPLYQGLGIENATSLEGAQAFTNLMWPSGNDFFCDTTLSFARLMAELDQMVMEMVSESYGIKEYYKVLLGSTSYLLRLIKYTVPRMNETNLGIVPHTDKSFMSILHQHHVKGLEIKTKGGEWIPIEPSPLSFIVMAGDAFTAWTNGRIEAPCHRVIMSGNEERYSLGLFTFIRDVMVQIPNELADDKHPLQFRPFDHYKYIDFYYTDEGKRSKCPIRDYCGI; encoded by the exons ATGGGCTCCTCGACAGACCCGAAGCTTCCAGTTATAGACTTCTCCAAGCCAAGCCTGCAACCTCGTGCTGCAGATTCATGGTCTCTGACACGCGATCAAGTGGTGAACGCGCTTGAAACTTACGGCTGTTTCCTAGCAACCTTCCACAAGGTCTCCTCGGATCTTCACGATGCCATCTTCCTCGCCGCCAAACAGCTGCTGGATCTCCCCTTTGAAGCCAAAATGAAGAACACTTACAAGACGCCTTCTCATGGCTTTGTAGGGCAAGAGCCATTGGTTCCTCTCTACCAAGGGCTCGGGATCGAAAACGCGACATCTCTCGAAGGTGCTCAAGCTTTCACCAACTTGATGTGGCCATCGGGGAATGATTTTTTCTG TGATACAACACTTTCATTTGCGAGGCTCATGGCAGAACTAGATCAAATGGTGATGGAAATGGTATCGGAAAGCTATGGTATAAAGGAGTACTATAAGGTTCTACTTGGATCGACATCTTACCTTCTTCGGCTAATAAAATATACAGTACCTCGAATGAATGAGACCAATCTGGGCATTGTTCCTCACACGGACAAAAGTTTCATGTCCATTCTTCACCAGCACCATGTCAAGGGATTGGAGATTAAAACGAAGGGAGGAGAGTGGATTCCTATCGAGCCATCTCCTTTGTCTTTCATAGTCATGGCAGGCGATGCGTTCACG GCATGGACGAATGGCAGAATAGAAGCACCTTGTCATCGGGTGATTATGAGTGGGAATGAAGAAAGATACTCCCTTGGGCTATTTACCTTCATAAGGGATGTCATGGTACAGATACCAAACGAGCTAGCTGATGACAAGCACCCATTACAATTCAGACCCTTTGATCACTACAAATACATAGACTTTTACTACACAGATGAAGGCAAGAGATCAAAGTGTCCAATTAGAGATTACTGTGGCATTTAG